A segment of the Collimonas fungivorans genome:
TATCCAGACTGGTCGATCCCGGCACCGGCGTCTTGGGGCCGACTGATTTCATCCTGACACGCAATACGCCGCCATCGCGAAAGACATTCGAATCATTCAAATAAGAAATCGCAGCAAACCGCAATTTGTCGGCATTGTTTTGAATCAAACCGGTTGGCTTGTATATATTGTTGCCATATTGGGTGCAGTTGGTTTCCAGCGACACCGCACTCGAATCGCACACCTTGACCAATACCGGGATGTCGAAAGTGCCGTCGGCAGTCGTGCTCGATGCCGGGATGTTCTTGCTGCCGGAGGTATATGCCGTGTTTGCGAAAGTCCCGAAGGTGCCGGGAGTATCGTCGACGCTAATGGTGGTGGCGTCATTGCTGTTCGATACCCGCATCGAAGTCCCGAAGCCGTACACTCGCACATAGATGTTCTTCCAGTTTTTGCCGCTGAATGGCGTAGCCCCGCTTATCGTCGCCGCATCCTTGGTAATTGCCTGGACAGGAAAATTTCTCACGCCTCCCTGGCTTGACGGCATATAGCCCTTTTGCAATACCGTGGCAGTCGTGGTGTCTATCGCGCGATAACCGCCGGTCAACACCCAACGGAAAGGGTCGATGGTCGAGGTAGTCGCCCAGTTCAGGAAATTGCCGCTCCATTGCCCGGAACAGACGTGATTCGTGGCGGCCTTGCTTGCCGCAAAGTAGCCAGCGGCATTATCGTAGTCATAGCATTTGCCCGGATCGAAATAGCCGATGAACGTCGAGTTTGAGGAGTACGGGTCGGTATGCGCACGGCTTGTCGCCGTGGGATATTCAACCGACAAGGTCAACAGTACATTCGAGGGCACAATGATGTTGCTAAACATGGGCGTGTCGTTCAGCGCGATTTGCGCATGCGCCGCGCCAACAGTACCAAGCACCAGTATACCGAGCAACAAATGCAAAAAACGGTTCAGCCAGTGCCGCGTCTGGAGCGTATTGGGGGATCGATTCATGTAGTGATGCTCCTGTTTATGCCTGACAGACAGCCGTCAGCCATCTGCACTTAGTGAGTGAACGTAATCTGGGTAAAGGTCTGGGTATTGCGCGGCCCGAGCGCCATGACCGTCAGCCGGTAGACAGGCCCTAGCCCCGCACTCACCTTGGTGACGCCGGCCGTGCCTTTCTTGTCGTCGACGAACGACCCCATCGTGCAGGTCGACTTATCGGGCACCGTGCCCGATATGCACATCCTGTCGATCACATAACGCAGCCGGACGCCTGTCGCAGCGTCGGTGATATCGTCTTTTTTTGCCGACGCGATCAATACATCCGGGATGCCCGGCAATTTTGTCGACGGCAGCACGTGAGCCCAGTAATTTTGAGCCGCCTGGTCGCTGTACAAAACGGTTTCCGACACCAGCGCACCGCTGACGAACTGGGTCCGCACCTGCGCCACGGCGCGTTCAGACTGATTCGCCAGGTCACGCTTGAAGGCCAGGTTGCCTGCCGTCAGCAAAGATGTGTCGGTCGAACTGATCAGCGCAACGCTGGCTAGCATCAGTATCAGCAGCGAAATCAGGGCCATGATCAGGACTGATCCGCGCTGCCTTGTGTTTTTCTTCAATTGCAAGCCTGATTTACGCACCGGCGGAAAGCCGCCGGACCGCGGTTGAGAGTATGGAAGTATGTTCACGGCATGCCCTATCAGTCGCTCAGCACAAGCGCATTGCGCAACGGAATGACAGCATCCAGTACCCGGTACCGGAATTTCTGTTCTGCGGCCGTCAAGGTCTTGGCATACGAAAATGCCGTATCCCCGAACATAGCCGGCAAGGTCGCTATCGGTAAAACCGCGTTCTTGTCCTCAACCGCGGAACGCATGATCAAGCCGATGCGGATTGCCTTGATCGAGGCAATCAGCTTGCCGGCGTTCACGCTGCCGTCCAGCAGCGCGCCGGCGGCATAGCTGCCCGAAGGCGCGGTCCAGGTGATATTGCCGTTGTTGGCTTTGTCGACGCCATACAGCGCCTGCATTTCGATCACGCCGTCGGCGATCTGGTCAGTATCCGTGGCGGTTCCGTTCAATAGATCGAAACCAACCAGCGTGTTGTTGGCGCCGACTCCAAACAGTTTGAACGAAGGCGAGTTGCCAAGATTGAGTGCGACTGAATCTGAAGAGTAGCTGCTCAGGGCTTTATCGGTGCCCGCGGTATAAAAGACGCCGCCCAGTGGCAGCACCCCAGTGCTGGCCGGGCCGGCATAGGAGCCATCCACGGTTTCAACCAGACACGGAAACAGTGAAGCTAGGCCGGGACGGTCCGCCACCAGCAATTGCTGTCCGGCGGAGAATGACAGCGTATTCAGCAAATGCAACTGGGAGTTCGGGCTGATAGTGGGGACGCTGGTTGATTCGATCGGCATTTCGCTGTAGCCGGCGGAACCTGCCATCACGATCAGGGTATCGGACAACACGCCTTTCGGATCTTTCCAGATGATCACTGGCGCCATGCGGAAAGCGCCGCCGATACCTGCGGTCAATCCATCAAACGGACTCGGCAAAGCGGCAGGCGGGATGACCGCCTTGCCGTTGCGCATGGCATTGATCGCGCAGCCGAAGGTCAAGGTGTACTGCTGGGAAAATCCGGTGCCGGCGCTCCTGATGGCCTGGTCCAGCTGGTACAGCGCGAAGGCGCCGTTCTGGTTCATGTCGTTAGCGCCGGTGGTGTTTCTTTTACGCGCTTCGCTGACCGAAATC
Coding sequences within it:
- a CDS encoding PilW family protein, with product MKKQSESTAPRMCALFQRGLSLIELMVAMAIGLVVSLAIFSVISVSEARKRNTTGANDMNQNGAFALYQLDQAIRSAGTGFSQQYTLTFGCAINAMRNGKAVIPPAALPSPFDGLTAGIGGAFRMAPVIIWKDPKGVLSDTLIVMAGSAGYSEMPIESTSVPTISPNSQLHLLNTLSFSAGQQLLVADRPGLASLFPCLVETVDGSYAGPASTGVLPLGGVFYTAGTDKALSSYSSDSVALNLGNSPSFKLFGVGANNTLVGFDLLNGTATDTDQIADGVIEMQALYGVDKANNGNITWTAPSGSYAAGALLDGSVNAGKLIASIKAIRIGLIMRSAVEDKNAVLPIATLPAMFGDTAFSYAKTLTAAEQKFRYRVLDAVIPLRNALVLSD